CGACTTTCATCGTGAATTCCAATCTTGAAGACAATCAGGTCGAATCGGTTATCACGAGATACCAGCAGTTTATAATCAAGAACAGCGGTGAGGTAGTGACCATCGATCGTTGGGGAAGAAGGAGACTCGCGTACACAATCAGGAAGAAGAATGCGGGATTTTACGTGCAGATATTCCACAAGTCTCCGACCGACATCGTCGCAAAGCTCGAGCAGATGTTCAAGCTGGACGAAG
The sequence above is drawn from the Candidatus Kryptoniota bacterium genome and encodes:
- the rpsF gene encoding 30S ribosomal protein S6, producing the protein MREYETTFIVNSNLEDNQVESVITRYQQFIIKNSGEVVTIDRWGRRRLAYTIRKKNAGFYVQIFHKSPTDIVAKLEQMFKLDEEIIRHLTVVVDKNMQKARAGVKKRRRQRLTKTEQADIATAMTEKEHVE